CTGGGCTTGAAAATGCCGATATCGTGAGGTACGGCGTCATGCACAGGAACACTTTCATCAATTCCCCAAAGGTATTGAAAGATACATATCAGCTTAAAGGCCAAGAAAACCTTCTGTTCGCAGGGCAAATGACTGGCGTGGAAGGATATGTGGAATCTGCTGCGAGCGGATTGATTGCAGGAATCAACGGAGCGAGACTCGCCATGGGAGAAGAGCCTGTCGCATTTCCACACGAAACAGCGATCGGGAGCATGGCTAGATATATTACGACTGCAAACAAAAACAACTTCCAGCCGATGAATGCGAATTTCGGTCTTTTCCCGGATTTACCGAAAAAGGTAAAGGGTAAAAATGAACGCAATGAACAGCATGCAACAAGGGCCTTAGAAACAATTCAGAACTTTAAGAAAAAAGTGTGAAATCCGTTGCAAGGGTTTCACGGTTGTGTTACTATTTAGAAGCCCTTGTGAGGTGTTAAACATGAACAAACAATTAGATGAACAACTACAATCCTTTACTGAATATTTACAAATAGAAAAGCATTATTCTGCTCATACTTTTGAACAATATCGTCATGATATCGAAGAGTTCTACGTATTTATGAAAGAACAAGGTTTACGTTCATTAAAAGATGTCGAGTATTCTGATGCGAGACTTTTTTTAACTAAGCTGCATGATCATGGTTTAATGAGGTCTTCCGTTTCCCGGAAGGTATCCAGTTTAAGAAGCTTCTATCGTTTTCTCAACCGTGAAAAACAGTTGCTCGATAATCCTTTTTCTTTTGTCAACCTTCCCAAAAAAGAGACCAGGCTTCCCACCTTCTTTTATGAAGAAGAAATAGAAGCGCTCTTGAAAGCATGTGAAGGGGAATCGCCGCTCGACATCAGAAACCGGGCCATATTTGAACTTTTATATGCAACGGGCATCCGTGTGAGCGAATGTACGGGGATGCAGGTGAAAGATGTAGACTTTGGGCTTTCCACGATCCTGGTTCACGGGAAAGGGAACAAAGAGAGGTATGTGCCGTTTGGCAGCTATGCCCACGATGCCATGGAACAATACATAACACAGTCCCGGCCGAAACTGATGAAGAAGCAGACGCACTCGAAACTCCTGGTCAATCATCGTGGTGGACCATTAACCGAAAGAGGCATCCGCTTGATACTGAATAAGATCATCGAGAAAGCTTCTCTGACCGGGAAAATTCATCCTCATATGTTGAGGCATACGTTTGCCACACATCTATTGAATAATGGGGCAGATTTAAGGACGGTCCAGGAACTGCTCGGACACGCTCAGTTATCCTCCACCCAGGTATATACGCATGTGTCGAAGGATCAGCTGAGAAAAACGTATTTAGCACATCATCCACGTGCATAAAAGAGTTGGAGGGTAAGGATATGGAACAATTCCACGCAACGACTATTTTTGCCGTACAGCATAAAGGCAAATGTGCGATGTCAGGTGACGGTCAGGTGACGTTTGGCAATTCAGTCGTCATGAAGCATACGGCCAAAAAAGTACGGAAATTATTCAACGGGAAAGTATTGGCTGGTTTCGCCGGTTCAGTGGCCGATGCCTTCACTTTGTCAGAGATGTTTGAAGGGAAGCTTCAAGAATTCAACGGCAACCTTCCACGGGCTGCAGTGGAATTAGCCAAGCAATGGCGGAGTGATAAGGTGCTGAGAAAGCTTGAGGCGATGCTGATTGTCATGGATGAGGATCATCTGCTGTTGATTTCCGGCACCGGTGAAGTCATTGAACCTGATGATGGTATATTGGCGATCGGTTCAGGCGGGAACTATGCGTTATCGGCCGGCAGAGCGCTGAAGCAATATGCAGGGGACCATCTGTCAGCGAAAGAAATTGCCAAATCGTCCCTGCAGATCGCTGCTGATATTTGTGTTTATACGAATGAACAAATTATCGTTGAAGAGCTTTAATCGAAAAATTTGAGATTGAACGTTAATTTCTTTCACACTATAGAGAAAGTAAGGAGTGTGCCAATCGATGAAGAGTACTGACAATTTGACTCCAAGACAAATCGTTGAACGTTTGGACCAATATATTGTAGGCCAAAAAGACGCAAAGCGTGCCGTAGCGGTTGCGTTGCGCAATCGCTATCGCCGCAGCCTCCTTTCAGATGTTTTAAAGGATGAAGTAATTCCGAAGAACATCTTGATGATGGGGCCGACTGGGGTAGGAAAGACTGAGATTGCGAGAAGGATCGCGAAGCTTGTACGTGCACCTTTTGTAAAAGTTGAAGCCACAAAGTTCACGGAAGTGGGCTATGTGGGCCGCGATGTGGAATCGATGGTAAGAGACCTGGTTGAGACTTCCGTCCGCCTCGTGAAAGAGGAGAAAATGGTAGGCGTCCGGGAAAGGGCTGCAGAAAATGCCAACCGCAGGCTTGTCGAGCTTGTCGTACCGTCCAAGAAGAAATCCGCCTCTTACAAAAATCCATTTGAAATGATTTTCGGCGGAAACCAGCCGGAGGGCACGACGACAGAAGACGATGAAAAGCAAGAGGAGATCTCCCTTCAGGAGCAAAGGCGACGGATGGAGAAGAAGCTTTTGAACGGTGAGCTCGAGGAAGAGTTCATCACGATTGATGTGGAAGAGCAGCAAGCATCCATGTTCGATATGCTTCAGGGATCGGGTATGGAACAAATGGGCATGAACATGCAGGACGCACT
The nucleotide sequence above comes from Bacillus sp. KH172YL63. Encoded proteins:
- the xerC gene encoding tyrosine recombinase XerC, with the protein product MNKQLDEQLQSFTEYLQIEKHYSAHTFEQYRHDIEEFYVFMKEQGLRSLKDVEYSDARLFLTKLHDHGLMRSSVSRKVSSLRSFYRFLNREKQLLDNPFSFVNLPKKETRLPTFFYEEEIEALLKACEGESPLDIRNRAIFELLYATGIRVSECTGMQVKDVDFGLSTILVHGKGNKERYVPFGSYAHDAMEQYITQSRPKLMKKQTHSKLLVNHRGGPLTERGIRLILNKIIEKASLTGKIHPHMLRHTFATHLLNNGADLRTVQELLGHAQLSSTQVYTHVSKDQLRKTYLAHHPRA
- the hslV gene encoding ATP-dependent protease subunit HslV — translated: MEQFHATTIFAVQHKGKCAMSGDGQVTFGNSVVMKHTAKKVRKLFNGKVLAGFAGSVADAFTLSEMFEGKLQEFNGNLPRAAVELAKQWRSDKVLRKLEAMLIVMDEDHLLLISGTGEVIEPDDGILAIGSGGNYALSAGRALKQYAGDHLSAKEIAKSSLQIAADICVYTNEQIIVEEL